The window GAAGAATTCGTAGccgtcttcaacaaccaTGTGGGCGCGACAAACAAGATCAAAGTCATTGGCGGCCAGAAAGTCAACGATGACCTTCTTCCCGAAGCAATAACTGACACCGCGTTCGTTTGACTCCCAGTCTGACTCCATGTCTGCCGGATCAGACCACAAAAGGTCGTTGAGCAAGCCGTAGTCAGGGACATCGGTAGGCCTAGCAATGTTCCTGATATCGTCCATGTGGCTGAGAGCCGGCGAAAGTCCTCCGTGGACACAGAAGATCTTGGCAGCGACGATAGCCGCAATGGGAAGCGTGTTGAACGTGTCGACGAATGTCTTCCAAATCTTCACGTTGCATCTCCGTTTGCACTCATCGTAGAACCCGTATACGCGCGTGACATTGGCGCATTCGTGATTTCCACGCAGCAAGAAGAAGTTCTCGGGGTACTTGAGCTTGTAGCAGAGCAAAAGCAGGATGGTCTCCAGAGACTGCTTGCCACGATCAACGTAGTCGCCCAAGAACAGGTagttggagtttgggggaAACCCGCACATCTCGAACATCCGAATCAGGTCGGTATACTGGCCGTGTACGTCTCCTACTATCTTGACGGGCGCGTCCAGCTCGAGAAGAGCGGGCTGGGAAAGGAAAACTTCCCGAGCCCGATGGCAGATCGCCGTGATTTCGGCATTCTTGAGACACACTCCTTTTGTGACTTTGCCGGCGTAGGCGGCATCGAGAAGGCGCTTGATGAAATCATCCAGGTCAATATCCTTGATCTCACTCATGGTGACTCCAGCATCTTCCTTTCCAGACTCATTGGGTGAGTTGTTAACCAAATTGACAGCGTCATCGCGCTTCACCAGGATGGACTGGCCCGCCGGTTGTGCAGGGAGGGCTGAACTGCCGGCACCCGAGGGCGGTTGGTCTGAAACGTGGTCCACCTCCCCGCTGGCCTGCGCAGCCGAGACATCGTGGTATCCCGCCTTCATGGACGCGGATTGTatcggcgagggcggcggaaGGTCATCAGCCACGGGAGAAGTCGGCACGGCAGTATCGACCGATGACGGTGAGCTGGGGGACGGGATAGAATCGGCACGTGAGATGCGTGACTGGGACGATCTTGCGCTCCTGCCACCTGTAACATCCGCCTTTTCGTTCGCATCACCGTTCACAATGAGTGCCGAGCTCCTAGGACTGTCTGTCCTGTTGGACCCTGGGATCTTGGAGCGCAGGGAGCGAAAAGACCTAGATGACTCTCTGGTGTCGGACCTGCTGAACGAAGGATACGACTGGAAGCCCTCGGGGCCGGTCCGGTCGCCATTAGCGGCAC is drawn from Podospora pseudocomata strain CBS 415.72m chromosome 1 map unlocalized CBS415.72m_1, whole genome shotgun sequence and contains these coding sequences:
- the pzh1 gene encoding serine/threonine protein phosphatase Pzh1 (EggNog:ENOG503NUEW; COG:T), with product MGNQSSKESGSSAKGAANGDRTGPEGFQSYPSFSRSDTRESSRSFRSLRSKIPGSNRTDSPRSSALIVNGDANEKADVTGGRSARSSQSRISRADSIPSPSSPSSVDTAVPTSPVADDLPPPSPIQSASMKAGYHDVSAAQASGEVDHVSDQPPSGAGSSALPAQPAGQSILVKRDDAVNLVNNSPNESGKEDAGVTMSEIKDIDLDDFIKRLLDAAYAGKVTKGVCLKNAEITAICHRAREVFLSQPALLELDAPVKIVGDVHGQYTDLIRMFEMCGFPPNSNYLFLGDYVDRGKQSLETILLLLCYKLKYPENFFLLRGNHECANVTRVYGFYDECKRRCNVKIWKTFVDTFNTLPIAAIVAAKIFCVHGGLSPALSHMDDIRNIARPTDVPDYGLLNDLLWSDPADMESDWESNERGVSYCFGKKVIVDFLAANDFDLVCRAHMVVEDGYEFFTDRVLVTVFSAPNYCGEFDNWGAVMSVSTELLCSFELLKPLDSNALKNHIKKGRNKRNQILNSPPASVYPQSV